Part of the Plasmodium knowlesi strain H genome assembly, chromosome: 11 genome is shown below.
CCCATctgttcataccattttGTTGCTTCTAATAAGGGGATGAAATCCGACTTGTTAATCAtcaattatatttatttggaAGGAGCCTACAGGATGGGATGTGGAGAGTGAACAGATAAGTGTACCAAGTTGAACACATAGATTGAAGAATCATTCGCTACTTTTGTGTCTGTGAAGTTTGGTTAGTCTAATATATGTTCGTAGCGCTGAACCAACCGCTAACACATCAGCGAggttctctctttttttttttttttttttttttttcattgtcgTACAAGTGGGGTAGTCCAATGTGTAGGTAACAGAACCCTTCATGCGGAACCGATTCAGAATTCCTTTGATAATGCCAAGTATAAGTACAAGGACGTAGTGAGTAAAGTTGGACTTTTGGTTCGTGTCGTTGTCAAGAAGTAAATGGTTTAGGTAAGAGCCTATATCGTTGTCGGTAAGCACATacaccccttttttgtagGTCTGTATTTTATcgacatttttattaaacaaaattatcCACACATCTCTCCCGATTAGTTTGGCAATGTCCTTAAGATCACTAAAGTCGTTTTTGTAAATGAGAACTCTCTCGATGAGCTTCCTACCGATGTCTTTTCCCATGCCTTTTAATTTCCCCGATAAAATGTTAgatatctttttttcctttacactcTGCGATGGGTACGTTGGGCCGTTCTTGCTTGTGCCACTTGGCTTAAGCGCGTTCGTGGAGGCGTCGCCATCTCCCAGAACATCTCCATTCAGACGGTCATGAGGCCCTCCGCTAATATTATCCTGCTCCTGGGGGGAGGCTCCTTGTTCTGCTTCTATCTCCTCCATTCCATAGGGTaaccttttttctgttgacTCCCTAACAACGTTTTCATCATCAGAAACATCGTTACTTAATTCAAATTCATTCTTCCGTAAAATTTCATTATt
Proteins encoded:
- a CDS encoding trafficking protein particle complex subunit 6A, putative, which produces MTEGMLSKSTLLLLIYEIIKLNNEILRKNEFELSNDVSDDENVVRESTEKRLPYGMEEIEAEQGASPQEQDNISGGPHDRLNGDVLGDGDASTNALKPSGTSKNGPTYPSQSVKEKKISNILSGKLKGMGKDIGRKLIERVLIYKNDFSDLKDIAKLIGRDVWIILFNKNVDKIQTYKKGVYVLTDNDIGSYLNHLLLDNDTNQKSNFTHYVLVLILGIIKGILNRFRMKGSVTYTLDYPTCSFQINIIDD